A region of the Stieleria neptunia genome:
TCGCGACGGGTTCCATCGCGGAAAATTCGATCTGGGGATCGACTTTGGTTTTCCGTGCCAAGGGCCGCGCGAGCGAGACGACGACCTCGATGGTCCGCTGGATCGAAAACTGCGTGGCCGCTTGCCGGCTGGGACGGTACAGCTGATACATCTGGTGCGTGATTCCGCTGATGCGATCGATTTCCCGGTCGATCATTTCGAACTTGTCGAAGTGTTGGATGTCCGTCGGCAATCGTCGTTTGATCAGCAACAGCGCGTTGCGAATGCCGGCCAGCGGGTTGTTGATTTCGTGAGCCACCCCGGCGGCCAATTCGCCGAGCGCGGCGAGTTGCTGCATTTTCGCGCGGTGTTTCTCCAGTTCGGCGACACGGGCGGTCCGCTCCTGGACCAGTTGTTCCAAGTGTTCGTTGTGCAGCCGCAATTGTTCCCGCATCGCACGGCGGTCTTCGATGTCGCGGATGCTGACGCGGCATCCCAACGACCGGCCGGCGGCGTCGATCATCGGCTGCCAGGAGACGGCGACCCAGCGGCCGGTTCCGTCGCGACGCGACACCTTGAACTCAATGTGATTGCCGGTGCTGCCCTCAGCCATCTCCCGCAAATAGCCGGTCAGCCGTTCGTGATCCTGAGCGTCAAACAACGGCAACGGATAGTCGTCCATCTGCAAACATTCGGCGGCCGAGTAACCGGTGAATCGTTCGACCGCGGGATTGACCCACAACAATTCCCCCTGCGTGCCGTGCCAGGCTTCCCAGTCGTACGTGCAGTCGGCGATCGCCCGAAAATACTCCGCCGGAATCGGCTCGCCGCGGCGCGGCAACGGCGGATCAAGTGGATGGGGTTGGGGATTCTCCACTGTCATCACTGTTTCTCCAACTGCAGCATCGCCTCGGCGAGTGCTTTGCCGAAACGAATGAAGGTCTTGCCGCTTCCCAGGTAGTGGTATTCGGCGTTGGATGCACAGCGATCCCAGATGCTCTGCTCCTGCGCGGTCAATTCACCGTCACCGAATCCGTATCGGTCGCATTCCTTCTGAAACGTCTCCGGCGTCATCTGACCCTGTTTGACCCGCTGCTTCCAATTGCCGGTCAGCCGCCGTTTCCAGTAGATGTCGCTCAGCTGGAGATCGTAAAACGGTCCGCTGTCGACCGCGATGACGTTGCCGCGAAAGCGTGCTGCTACGTACTGGTCGTATTGCTGCACGGCTGCGAATTGGGCCTTGCGAAATTCACTGACCGGTAACCCCTTGTCAAATTTCCGACTGTCTGGGTCCGTGCCGTAGACGCCCAAGATGCCCACAATGAACGGCAGCGTCGGTGTATCGAACTGCTGGCGGACGTCGCGGATGAAATGGATCATGTTGTCGGTGTATTGATCGATGTGATGTCGATTGCACATGTCATTCCAGCCCTGGAACCAGACGAACCCGGCAAGTTCATAGCCTTGGCTTGCATCGTACGTCGGGACCAATTTCTTGAGACCCTCGGTGTCCCGGAGCGTCGACTGCACGAACCGGATCATTTCGCGGTAGTAGTGTCCCACACTCTCCACCTCGGGGACGTTGCCACGTTCTATCTCGTTCGCGCTGGGCTGGTACGTTCCCGCGCCGGGAGGGCGGAAGTCGACGGCCAGCGATTTACCGCCCCACGCGGTCTTGATGATCAACACCGGTTCGTCGATCGCATGGTCGATGAAGATGCCAAAACCGTATTCGGGACCGATCCGTTGATCGTCAAAACCGTAACCGATGGCTACCTTGCCTTGCCGTACCGTCTCACCGTCGCGTCCGCCCGTCCGGTAGGTGATCCAGGCGTCCTCACAGACGACCGGATCACCCTCGCGGTTCAGGACCACGTCCAGGAGCCCCGCGGTTGCCGGATCGTCCCGCAAGGCCGAGAACGTGTGTTGATGCGCCGAGCCCTGCATGTTGGACTGCCCGGCCAGGATGTAGACCTTCAAGGGTCCGGCAGCCGAAACGGCATGGAAGGAGAACGCAGTGATCGCCGTTGCGGCGAGTCTGATGACAGTTTTCATCTTAGGACCGCCGGAACAATTAGTGTCGGTTAATTGGCGAGAATCGATAGTTCCATCTCGGTATTTGTTCGTCAAAAACTGTACGCAGAGCTGCTTTCATTGTTGCGGTCGCGTTCTCACCCGTCTCGTACAACCCTCGCAAGACGTTGACCGTAGTGCGAAGGCCGGTCCGAGTCGATGTGTTCCGCATCAACTTGACAACTGTTTCCAACTTATCGAAAAGCATCCCGGAGCAAGCACGTCCAAGATGCGGAAAAAAACGGCGTTCAATCGGATTGTATTTTGAACAGTAGCTTGGATAGTGGGCTACCCGAATTTCGATGCCGATCGTGTCGACCAACTTTTGAAGGTAGTGCTTGAAGATGTATTTTGAAGCTGAGTTGCTACCGCCGCAATCGCACAATAGCAAAATGGAATTGGTATCCGGATAACAACGTTTCCCTATCCGGTTCCAGTACCATTTGAGGCTATCGGTCGCGAAGCGACTCGTCTCGTGAGAGAGTCCAATGTTGACGTGCCCAGCATTTCGTCCGATGTCGTAGATTCCGTGAGGAATCACAACGCCATCAGCCCAACTCGGAAAGTCGTGGTCGAACGCTTCAATGGGCTCTGTGGTGCGAATGCGACCGGCCCGGTAAAGACGGCCCAGGAATTCTTTGCTTTTTGTGTCGATCGAAAAGACCGGATTGCCGGCAGCCTGATAGCTCTCCACATGTCCTGCGATGAGATCAAACTGCTGCTCGCGATCCGCTGACAAGCCACCGGAAATAGTTTTGATCATTTTTCGAAAACCGATCTTCAAGCTATTCAGCCAAGCGGAGACCGTCTTGTCGCTCACAGGGGTGCCGGCCTCGGCCGCCTTCTCAGCCATTTCAGTGGAGGCCAGGTTTGTGTAAACCACGTCGGGCTCATCAGGATCGCCTCCAACACGAACGCTCAATAGTTCGTTCAGATTGTCTTCGAGGTCGGGATCGGTTTCGATCTTTTTTTTCGTCCAGCACCTGGCCGCCGTATCCTACCTTTCGCCGGATCATTGGAGAGTTGATCGAGCTCAGCGATACCTCGTTCGATGGTGCGAGTCGAGCAGCCCAGTAATTGACTGATGTACGGTACACCTCCTCGCCCGAGACGCTGTGCCTCGACAGCCGCGAACCGACGGCGATCCTTTTCGGACAAGGTTGAATAAAAATCGACTGCTCGCTTGGCAGCCAGATCGTCAAGCTGATTTTCGAATACAAACGCCATCCTTGGCACCCTCGCTGGTGGATTGAGACGCGGAAAGTCTACCCCATCCAGCGAAAACCCGCGACACTAATTGTTCCGGCGGTCCTTAGGACAGTTCCAGCCCGGTCATTGTGCCGCTGCCGGTCCCGAAGCTGTCGGTTTCCATGCCCAGTCGTTGCAGCATGGAAACAAACAAGTTGGGCAGCGGATAATTGTTGTCGCGGTCAAACGCCAAATGTTGTCCGTGTCGGAATCCGCCACCGGCCAACAGCATCGGCATGTTCTTGGTATCGTGGCTGCTGGCGTTGCCCAGGTTCGAACCGAACAGCACCATCGTCGAATCGAGCAGCGATCCTTCCTCCTCCGTACTCTCGTGCAGTTTCTTCAGGAAACCACGTAGTTCTTGGATCAGCGCGGATTCGACAAGCGTCAGTTGAGCGATTTTGTCCGGATCTTTGCCGTGATGCGACAGGTTGTGATAATCGGCGTCGACACCGGGGATCACGGGGACCGCGTTCATGCCGGAAATGTTGTATGTCAGGAAACGCGTCGAATCGGTCTCCAGTGCCAGGTGCATGACGTCGTACATCAGCCGCATGCATTCCACAATCTTTTTGCTGTCCGGTTCGTCCCGCGGCGGTTTTGCATCGACGTGTGGCTTGGGCTTTTGTTCCCAGGCTTCGGCTTTGGCCAATCGCCGTTCGGCTTCCCGAACGGCTTCGAAATACTGGTCCAATTTCTCGCGGTCGCGACCGGTCAGGTTTCTCTGCAGGCGTTTGGTTTTGTCCATCACGACATCCAAAACACTTTGGCCATCTTGCAATCGTTGCATCTGCCGCGCCTGCTCGTCTGCTTTTCCGGCGAGAAATAATTTTCGAAAGACGAACGACGGTCGCGTCAGCGTCGGGATTTCTACGCCGCTCCGCGACCACGACAGCCCCGGACCGGAACTGCTCAATGAAAGCGACGCGAAACGCGTTTCACTGCCGAACTGGGCCGCGGCCAATTGATCCAACGAAATCGTGTTGCGAAATCCTGCGCTGTTGGGATGGGGCGCACAGGTCAGGTACGACTTGTAGGACGAGTGTCCGCCGCCGACTTCGGGGTGTGACGCGCCCGAGATCACGGTGAATTGATTGCGAAACTCGGCCAACAACTTCAAGTAGGTCGGCGGTTCATAGTTGCGCCCCGATTGCTGCGGAATCATGTTGGGGGCGTGCAGGCCCAGTCCGACGTCGATCGCAACGATCCGCCGTCGCGGGCGATTGGCCGCAGCGGCAGAAGTCCTGGATTCAAAAAACGGGAGCGCCATGGCCACTCCGCAGCCGCGCAGGATCGTTCGACGATGATGTTTTGTCATGGTTCTTGAAAGGTGGGGTGTTGCACGATGGCATGGATCAGCGAACGGAACCCGTAATCCTGCCGGCGGGTTTGACCAACGATGTCTTCGACCGAGCGGCGATCGGCAAATCCTATCTTACGCCCCAAGGCATACGTCATCAGCTTGCCGGCCAGATTTCGGGCCAGCTGATCGGGGTTGGCGGCGAGAATCCGCTTGAAGTCGTCGACGTGATGGATCGTTTGCCCATCCGGCATGACCGCCGTGGCATCAACAGGCAATCCGATCCGGTATCGCACCCAGGCATAGGTAAACGGCGCTTGCTTCCGATTCGGTCGTCGTGCGTCCGGTGACATGGTTCGGTAGGCGTCGCGATAACCGCCGATCGGATCAAAACACTCGAGCGCGAATCCGGGCGGGTCGATCTGGCGATGGCAGGCGGCACACGACTCGATGTCACGATGTTTGGCCAGCTGTTCGCCGATCGTGGTCGCGCCACGAATGTCTGGTTCGATCGACCCCACATTGTCCGGCGGCGGCGGCGTCGGTTGACCCAGGATGTTCTCCAAAATCCACGCACCACGCAGCACCGGTGACGTGTACGTTCCATTGGCGGTGACCTTCAACACGCTGGCCTGCGTTAACAATCCGCCACGTGGGCTGTCCGGTGGCAGCTGTACTTTGCGAAACGCCTGGCCCTCCACACCCTCGATGCCATAGTGACTGGCAAGCCGCCCGTTAAGAAAGCTGAACTGCGAATCAACAAAGTTCACGAGGCTGAGATCGTTGTCCAGGATCTCGTCGAAAAACCGTTCCGTCTCCTCGACCATCGAAAGCCGCAACAATTCGTCAAACTCCGGGTACAGATTCGCGTCCGGTTCGGTGAAATTGATCTCGCGCAGGTCAAGCCACTGGCCGGCAAAGTTTTTGATAAAGGCCGACGCCCTGGGCGATGCCAACATCCGTTCCACCTGCTGCACCAGCACGTCGCCCTGCCGCAGCGCACCGTCGTCGGCCAGATCCGTCAATTCGTCATCCGGCATCGTGCTCCACAAAAAGTACGACAACCGTGCCGCCAACGCGTGGGGGCTGATCTGCGATGTTCCCGGCTCGTTTAGGAACAGAAAGTCGGGCGAACAGAGGACGGCTTTCAAACTGACTCGCAATGCGGATTCAAACGTCCGACCATCGGCGACCGCTGAAGAGAACAGTTGCAAGTAGGCATCCGCTTCGGTCGGCTCGATCGGGCGTCGAAAGGCCCGCGGCAACAACCGCTGCAGAATCTCTCTCGCATCGTCTCGGCCGGCCGTCTCAAGATCGAGATCGCCGAGCAATTGGGCACGCCCCGGCGGGGGCCATTCGTCCAGGGGACCTTCGATCACGATGTCACCGATTTCAATTCCCGGTTCCGGCCAGGTGTCGGCGTCCTTTCGGGTGTCGCGGGTGCCATAACATTTGGGCTGGAATGTGCCTCCGTCTTCCACCAGGCGATCGGTGAATTCGATCGTCGTCCACTGCCCGGGCGAGACGTCATAGTAACCCACCAAGTGACGTTCGCTACGATTGACAATCGTATCGCCTCCATAGATTCGCAACGTGACCGGTTTGTCGCTCTGCACCGCCCGGACCCGCATCGTGCCACGATACGTTCCCGCGGGGGCTCGCAAGCGAGCAAAGTTGACCAGGTTGGTGGGACAATAGCCGGACTGGAAAATCACCAATCCGTCGTCAGTGCGGCGAAACATCTTGCCGATTTGTTTGTCCAATTGCGGACGGCCCCGCCAGTCCACTTGTTCGAGCAGATTCGTTTCATGACGAATCCGCTCAGGCGGGGCGCCGCCGCCAAAAACGGCATCAAGAACTTGATCGGCGGCTTCCAGGTAGGCTGCCATCGCTTCGGCGGAAACCGCCAAGCCTTCGCCCACGGTGTCGAAACCGTCGGTCGAAGCATCGTCGGGCAATCCGTTCACCGTGATTTGGATTTGAAACAGATCGCGCACCGTGTTTTGGTATTCGTGACGATTCAATCGCCGCAGCACCACATCACGGCGGCGGGATTCGGCTGCGACCAGCTCCTTCGCCAGTGCCGCGGTGAACGCGGCCGACTCGGCGGAATCCGGGCGCGGTTCATCGGCCGGCGGCATTTCGCCCGCAGCGACCCGATCGTGAACCCGAATCCATCGCCGCGCCGTTTCTTCACCGGCAAGATCGACGTCCAACCGATCAATGCTGAAACCGCCCTCGGGGGACTCGCCGCTGTGGCAACCGACACAGTGGGCTTCGGTGAATCCAGTCCATTCGGCCGGTGTTTCGGCCCGTAGCGAAGCGCCGGTGTATGGCAGGGCCGCAACCACGGCCACGATAATCATTTGAAGTTTCATAATCGACGATCTTAGCGACTTATAGCATGGCATGGGGGAGGCGACGCCACCTGCACGCCCCCCGGGGCAACGCTGTGAAGCATTTTTTAGCGGTAGGGCGCAAGCCCTCCGGTATGTTGCCAGCGATGAGGAACCGGAGGGCTCGCGCCCTGCCGCTAACACCCCCGTAAAACACAGAAAATAAAAGCTTCACAGCGTTACCCCCAGGGCCGATGCGACGACCTGAAGTATGCCACGACTGATTGTATTCTCATACGTGCCGCAACGCTTTCATCCTTCCTGCCCAACGAGCCGACCATGCTGGTCTGTTGTTGTCGCTCGATCGTTTAGCAGGCAGTGATGGTCGATCGGTCGGGGGGAGGCAATCGGTGGCGCAGTCTAATGGTTTGACGACTGTTCGCCAGCCTGAAGCTAATGGTCGTAAGAAAACTCTCTTGCTATAAGATCAAGAGGATCTTTTTTCCTTTTAACGTCTTTTATGACGCGAACGATAATGTCTGATAATGTAGGCTGGGCATATCATTGATTGCATCAGACCTTCTGTTTGATGTGGGCAAGCATGCAATCATCTTGTCTCTTTCGTTTTCCCCCCACTGATAGTCCAACGATGGCGAAAAAAGCAAACAAGCAAGAGAAAGTAATCGACTACTTGAAGAAGAACCCCGGCGCGACGATCGCGGTCACCGCGAAAGCGTGTGGGGTTTCGGTACCAACCGTCTCGGCGGCAAAAAGAAAAGCCGGCATGACGAAGCGTTCCGCCAAAGCATCGGCAATCCGCAAAGCGACCAAGTCTGCCGGCGGATCGGTCATCGATCGCCTGGAACCCGCGATTCAACTGATCCAGGCATGCGGTGATGCGAACAAGGCGAAAGCGGCGATCGATGACGCTGCCCGCGTTCTAGAAATCGCCCGCAAGTAGGACCGCCGAGGGCGAGGACGGCTCGTTGCATCGGGCTGGTTAGTGAGCATCGGGCTAGTCAGTGAAAGTCTCCGTTCTAGCGGACGGTCACTTAGACCCCCGACATCATGTAAAGCATCTCGCGACAGATCTGCCGAGATCGCTGGTCGTAGATGTCGGCCTCGTCCGCCGTGTCGTCGGCGACCTTGGGATCTTCGTAGCGGATCGGCGCCCTCAGGTCGCATCCATGCACGATCGGGCATGCCTCGTCCGCGCTCGAACAGGTCATGATGGCTGCATAATCGGCGGTCGGATTGGGGGCCTGGTCGAAGACCTTAGAAAAACACTCCAGCGGTGCCGCGTCGCCCGAATACCGCACGCTGTAGGTCGGGTTGTCCGCACCGGCGTGGTTCGTGTCGACCGCAAAGCCACTGCGCCGCAAGGAATCGACGACGCGGGCGTTCATCGCGGTCGCTTCGGTTCCGCCGGAAAACGTCGTGACGCCCAGACCATGAACATCCGCGGCCACTTTGGCCCAGATCTGGGAAAAGTGACTTCGTCGCGAATTGTGGGTGCAAATAAAGGTCAACTTGGCCTCCCCCCCGGCATCCAAACGTTGCCGAACGTAGGCAGCGACTTCTTCCAGTTCCGTCTTGCGCGACGCGGGGATCTGGTCAAACTCCGCCTTGCGCTGGTCCATGAAACGAGACAATTCAGGATACAGACTGATACCTTTCATATAACTCACGAGTCCTTGATCAATTGTATTATTAGTAGTGCTACTATTGTGCATCGTGCTGGCTGCTGGTCCCGGTCCGACGCGTCTGTTTGGAAGTCGCGTTTTGGCAGGAAACGTCAGCGTTTCGTTTCCCAAGCTTGCGGCGAGAGAGAGATTGTCAACTCGAAGCGGCGCTCGCTGTCGACACGAGGAAAAGCTCGCGCAGACCTTCGACCCCGGTGGGTGGCGAGGCTTGCCAGGGCAGGATCGTCGCCCGCTTGGCGTGCTGGGAGATCACTTCTTGGATAAACACAGCTTCGCTTGCTTGCCGACCCCGCAGCACAGGATCGGTTAGCTGTAGCGGACGAAGCGACTGGTTGATCACCCAGGCAAACGGCTCGATCTCCGCTCGCCGCAGATCGTCCTGCAATCGGGCCGCCTCGTGCACGGGAGTCGACTCGGGCAGCGTGACGACCAGCACCTTGGTGAAGTTCGGATCGCGTAGCCGAGGCAGCAGTTTCTCGACCGACTCGGGCATTTCGCTGGATTGGCGCGTCACCTCGCGGTGATAGGCAAGCGCCGAATCGAGCAACAGGACCGTGTGCCCGGTGGGCGCCGTGTCGAGCACCACGATCCGGTCTTCGCCTTCGGCCACCGTTTGGGCAAAGGCCCGAAAGACGGCGATCTCTTCGGTGCAGGGCGAACGCAGGTCTTCCTCCAGCAACGCTCTGCCCTGTTCGTCGAGGGCAGCCCCGGCGGTGCGCATCACTTCATCGCGATAGGCTTGGATTTCTTCGGCCGGATCGATGCGGCTGACCGTCAGGCCGTCGATCTGATCGGCCGCCATCGTCGCGGCAACGTGGGCAGCGGGATCCGTGGTCGAAAGATGCACGGCGAAACCCTTTTCGGCCAATGCAACGGCGACCCCGGCGGCGACCGTGGTCTTGCCGACGCCGCCCTTGCCCATCGTCAGGATGACCCCATGACCCTGTGCCGACAAGGCATCGGTCAACGCATCCATCGCCAGCGTCGCGCCGGTCTCTCGGTCTTGATCGGAATCGATCAACGCCGCGACGGCCGGTTCGGCGACCGTCTGGTTCGTGCTGCCCAGCTGCCGCAGCGCATCGACACCAATTAAACCGCGCCCGGCGAGCGGAACCGACGTGCGATCGAGGCCTTCCAACCCGCCCGGCATCGCTGCGATGGCTTGGTCACAACGCGCTTGCATTGCCGCCGCGATCGGGTCCGACGCATCGCCGGCTTGGAACACACCATTGATCACAAGGTGCTGATTGGTGACGCCCAACACCTGCAGTTCTCCGCTGGTGCGATCCGCCTCGCGCAAGGCCGAATCCTCAGGGCGGGTGACCAGAACCAGCGTCGTCCGATCCTGATCGCTGAGCGCTTCGACCGTCTTTTTGTAAAGCGACTGTTGTGCCTGCAGCCCCGCCAAGGGGCCCAAACACGACGTGCCCGATGTGCTGGTTTCCATAAACCCCGACCAGGCCGAAGGCAGCGTCAACAATCGCAACGTATGGCCGGTCGGCGCGGTGTCGAAGATGATGTGGTCGAAGTTTTCAGTTGCCTGCTCGTCACCGAGCAGTTTGGCAAATTCATCGAACGCGGCGATCTCAAGCGTGCATGATCCCGAGAACTGTTCCTCCATGCTCTCGACCGCGGCGTCGGGCAGCACGCCCCGGTAGGGAGCCACCATGCGTTCACGGTACTCCCGCGCCGCCTGTTCCGGATCGATGTTCAGGGCCCACAAGTTGGGCACCGAGTCGACCGCGGTCTGCTTGTTGCTGAGCTGCGTTGCCAGCACTTCGTCCAGATTGGACGCCGGGTCGGTTGAAACCAGCAGCACGCGCAGCCCTCGATCCGCCAGCCCGATCGCAGTGGCACAGGCCATCGAGGTTTTGCCGACACCGCCCTTTCCGGTAAAGAACAAATTCCGCGTCGGTGTCTCCAAAAACTCCATCGTTCTCTCCTGGTTTGAAACTCAGCAATGAGCAAGAAAAGTGGGATAGGCTTCCAGCCTGTCGGCAAGGGAATGACAGGCTGGAAGCCTATCCCACTGATGAAATCCGATACCTGTTTGTTGCGTATTGCTTAACAGCAGCCGGTGTCGCCGCAGCAACCACCCGAACCCGCCACGGGAAGCGTCCGTTGGGGCGCCAGCGACGTGCCCGTCCACAACGCCAGATTTTCACGGCTCGGATATTCACTGCGACTGACGATTCGGCCATCGACATAGATCAGCGGCAAGCAATCGACACCTTCGCGGCCGAGCATTTCTTGAACGGCCGGGTTGTTGGCAAACTCGATCGCATCTTGGGCCAGATTGAAACGTTGGACCTGATGGCCCTGGCCCTGCAGCCAGTCCAGGTCGGCGGCAAACTTGGGCAGCGTGGGATCCACCTGGGGGCCACAAACTCCGGTGCTGCAGCACATCGCGCGGTCGTAGATTTGGACAGTACTCATTGGGAAACCTCCACGGGGAAAAATCGTCTATCGTCGATTAACGAATGCCAGGGCAAAAAAAGTACGGTGGTCAGAGGGCCGCGACCCATTGTTTGAGTTGTTCGAGACGATCGGGATTGACGCAGTAACAGACCTTCGGGCCGTCGACTTCGCCTTGGATCAACCCCGCCTCTTTGAGAATCTTCAGGTGCTGCGAGACGGTCGATTGGGCCAGCGGCAAGCAGTCGACGATCTCGCCACACATGCAGGCGTCGCGTCCGATCAACAGTCGCACGATCTGTACCCGGGCCGGATGCGCGATGGCCCACGCCAACTTCGCCAGCTCCTCCGCCATCGGATCCGCCTTCAGCTTCACCGAGGAGGCATCGCATTTCTTCTTTGACTGTTTCTTGGCCATCGAGCCCGACCCGCTTTAATGTTTATCGTCGATCAACGATTGAATCTTAAGCGACTTTTCCGAATCGGGCAAGGGAGAAAGGGGGAATTTGTTTCCGCCGTGGCGTCGCCGGACGCCACACGGGCGTCGATTGGTTCGCGAAAGGGCGCGAGCCCTCCGGTGTTTTGCCCCTGGAACGCAATGTCGGTGTGGCTTGGGACGTCGATTGCCTAAGTGTCGGAGTTGATGGTCGCGGAAGCCGTCAAGACTTTCGCAAGCCGCCGGCCCTCTCTGGCGTTTGCTTGCTGCGCAAACGCCGTCTCTCCCAGAGGGGGAGAATCTCAATCGGTTGCCTAATCCTGCAGTAAAAGCAGCGACGTCTCTTGCCACTTGCTCGACTCGGAGCGGAGGCGGAGCCTCCAGGACTGTTTGTCCCCAGGCAGAGCCTGGGGACAAACAGATGTCAGCACGGGCCGCATCCTCTTGCTGCCCGCTCAGATTGGCCACAGCGATTGGTCGCTGGCGAATCGTGCTAACGGGCGGCCAGTTCAGCCGTTCCGATTCGTTGATCCGGATCGAGATCGAAGCGGTCCAGGTTCATCACCTTGGTCCAGGCTGCCACGAAGTCGTTGACAAACTTTTGCTTCGCGTCTTCGCTGGCGTAAACCTCTGC
Encoded here:
- a CDS encoding ArsR/SmtB family transcription factor, which produces MAKKQSKKKCDASSVKLKADPMAEELAKLAWAIAHPARVQIVRLLIGRDACMCGEIVDCLPLAQSTVSQHLKILKEAGLIQGEVDGPKVCYCVNPDRLEQLKQWVAAL